A stretch of DNA from Pseudomonadota bacterium:
AACCTATCGACGACGAAGAGGGAGACCGCGCCGCTCTCGGGATCGCGGAACGATCGGATCAGGGTGCGCTCCTCGAGCGTGCCGACTCCGAGCTCCTCGGCGCCGTAGGACGACAGCCCGTCCGCGAGATCCACGGCTCCCAGCGCGAGCGGCTGCTGGGGATCGGTCGTGAGCGGCGCGCCGGCGCCCGCCCAAGGCGCCACCGAGGCGAGCGTCCCGTCGCGGCGCCGTACGACGACGTCGGCGGTCGGCATCGCCTGGCGCGCGGCGCGCGGGTTGATCGAGACCAGCGCGCAAAAGCCGGCATCCTCGAGCGCCCTCGCGAGCAGCCGCGCGGTCTCTTCCGGCGTGTTGCCCCTGCCGATCCGAAGAGGGCCCAACCTCGTCCCGTCCGCCGCGAGCCGGGCCTCGCCCCCCGCCGCGACGAGCCCGTACGGGCCGCCGACGTGGAGGAGCGAGGATCCGGGCGGATCCTCGACGGCCACGCTGGAGTACGCTGAAGGATCGATCTCGACGTGGCACTGGGCGAGCACGGCGTCGGCGACTCGGAGCTGATCCGCCGCGACCGCCCTCGCGCCGCGATCGTCTCCGCCGACGACCGGCTGCCCGCCGGGCGCCGCGCGCAGCACGAACGCGCGGAGCGGGACGGTCAGGATCTCGAGCGGTCCGGCGCCCGCCTTGCGCGAGCCCACGGTGCGCGCCGAGGCCGAGGACCGCTCGGCGCCGCGGCGAACCCGCAGCACGACGACGTCCCCGAGCCGCACGACGAGCGCCCTGCCCGAGAGCCAGGGCGCGCCGCGATCCTCGCGATCCGCCACGGCGACGAGCCACGGTGTTTCGTAGGAACCGTCGGCCGCGCGCGCGAGCGGGACGTCCCCGATGGCGTCGCGGACGCGCGACGTCGCGGGATCGACGCTCGCGATCGACGCCCGGATCGAAGGTCCTCGCCGCGCGCGGCTTCTCACGACGGCACGAAACCGGGCCGGCGTCGCGTCCGCCGGCTCGTCGTCCGTCGTCGGACGGTACACCGCCAGGGCGCCGCCCGCGGGGATCGTCCCCTCGGCGGAGAGCCACTCGACCTCGACCCCTCCACCCCCGCCGGCCTCGCCGATGCCCGCGGCCGAGAGCGCCGCGGCGAGCGCCACGGCCCTAGCGAATGATCCCATCTTGGAGCAGCTGGTTCAGGATGCGGCAGGTGTCGAACCGCGACAGCCCCGAGATGTCCACGACGTCCTCGAAGCTGCTCATGCCGTCGATCCGCGACAGGACGAAGCCCGTGGCGGCGTCGAGGTTGCGCCAGACGAGCTCGTGCGGCGAGACGGCGACCTTGGGTACGCGATCGAAGGAGCCGATGCGCGACTCGTACATCCCCATGAGCACGCGCCGGCACTCCTTGGCGACGCGCTTCACCTCGGAGTCCTCGCCGCCCGACTTCGCGATCTCCTCCGCGACCGCGAGGGCGCCGGAGTAGTCACCGAGCTCGAGGCGCTCCCGCATCTGCGTGCGGCGATCGTCGGGCGACAACGAGACGCGAGGCAGCTTGCTCGTCCGCCTGCGCGGCCGGCGCACCTCGGGCGGCTCGTCGACGATCGGCTGGAGCGCGTCCGGGCTGGAGCGGCGCCTCTCGTCCGGCGTCACGGAGATCCGCGACTTGCTCTTCCGGACGAGCTCCCACCTCGGCGGCTCGCGGTCCTCCGCGGGAGGATCCTCGCGGCGCGGCGCGGCGGGCTTCCTCTTGCGCACGCCCGGGGGCGCCTGGGAGGGCCGGGGCATCCCGCTCTGCGTCGCCCGAGCGCTCGATAGCGGGATCTGGTGTGCCGGCACGGGAGGGGGCGCCGGGAGGCCGGGCTTCGAGGAGACGTGGCGCTCGACCGGCGTGCGCGGCGCCTCGTCGACGATGGCGATGTCCACCGCGCCCTGCTGCAGGAGCATCTGCTGGGAGTCGCTGTGCGGCTCCGGCTCGTCGTCCGAGAGGGGTGGGTGAGCGCCCCCCCCGTCGACGGCGTCGACCCGGATGCTCGAGCCCTTCTCGACGGGCTCGTTCGGCAACGTCCAGCCGTCCTCGATGTCGTCGAGGAGGCCCGCCTTGTCGAGCGACTGCACCCAACGGTTTGGCGTCTTCGCGTCGTCCATCGCCTCGCCACCCGCCGCGTCGGCGCGATCCCTACGACCTGGCCAGCACCCCTTTGAACATCTTCTGCGTGCGCTTCAACGTGTCGATCGTTTCCGCGAGCTGCGCTTGGTCCTTGTGGCTGATCGCCTGCTTGGCCTTCGCGATGAGATCGTGCGCCTTCGAGAGCGCCTCCTGGCCGAACTCGGATCCGGCCACGACCTCCTCGACCTTGGGGAACATCCGGTCGAGCTCGCGGATGATCTTCTCCGCGTCCTGGCGCGCGTCGTCGAACCCTTCGCTGGCGCGGCGCTCGACGAGGTAGTCCTTGCTTTCGTCGACCATCGCCTTGACCTCCTCCTCGGTGAGGCCCGAGGTGGCGGTCACTGTGATCGACTGCTTGAGGCCGGTCTCGAGATCCTTCGCCGAGACGGAGACGATGCCGTCGGCGTTGATCTCGAACGTGACCTCGACCTCGATATGGCCCTTCGGCGCCTTGCGCAGCCCGGTCAGGTTGAACTCCCCGAGGAGCTCGTTCTCCTCGGCGCGCTCGCTCTCGCCCTGGAGCACGAGGATCTTCACGGCGGTCTGGTTGTCGCGCACGGTCGTGAAGACCTTCGAGCGGGACGTCGGCACCGTCGAGTTCTGCGGGATGAGCTCCTCGAGGAATCCGCCGACGATCATGATGCCGAGCGTGTGCGGCGTCACGTCGAGGAGGAGCATCTCGTGGGTGTGGTCGACGAGCGCGCGCCCCTGGATGGCCGCCCCGAGGGCCACGACCTCGTCCGGGTGGACGCCCTTGCACGGCTCGCGCTCGAAGTACGCCGCGACGGCGCGCTGCACGGCCGGCATCCGGGTCATGCCCCCGACCATCACGACGTCGTCGATGTCCGGCTTGCCGACCCCGGACTCGCGCAGGGTGGCGGCGCAGATGTCGACGGTCCTGTCGACGAGATCCGAGCACAGCTCTTCGAGCGTCTCGCGCCGCAGGGTCCTCTGCAGGTGCAGCGCCTCGTTCTGCCCGATGGAGATGATGAAGGGCAGGTTGATCTCGGTCTCGACCTGGCTCGAGAGCTCGACCTTGGCCTTCTCCGCCGCGTCCTTGAGCCGCTGGAGCGCCATCCGATCCGAGCGCAGATCCACGTTGTGATCCTCGAGGAACCCTTCGACGAGCCAGTCCATGACCCGCGCGTCGAAGTCCTCGCCTCCGAGGAACGTGTCGCCGGCCGTGGAGATGACCTTGAACACCTCGTTCGCGCCGATCTCGAGGATGGAGATGTCGAACGTGCCGCCCCCCAGGTCGTAGACCGCGACCAGGCGATCGATCTTCTTCCCGAACCCGTAGGCGAGCGCCGCGGCCGTCGGCTCGTTGATGATCCGGATGACGTCGAGCCCGGCGATCGTGCCGGCGTCCCGGGTGGCCTGGCGCTGGTTGTCGTTGAAGTACGCGGGGACCGTGACGACCGCCTTGTCGGCGGGCTCGCCGAGGTAGTCCTCCGCGATGATCTTCATCTCCTGAAGGATCATCGCCGAGACCTCGGGCACCGAGTACAGCTTGCCGCGGAGCTCGATGCGAACGTCGTCGTGGGGGCCCTCCGTGACCTTGTACGGCGCGGTCTCCTTGGCCGCGGCCACGGGCGGCGAATTCCACTTTCGGCCGATCAATCTCTTCGCGGCGTAAACGGTGTTC
This window harbors:
- the dnaK gene encoding molecular chaperone DnaK, whose product is MEKVIGIDLGTTNSCVAVVEGDGPAVIPNRGGYKTTPSMVAVTEADKRLVGHIAKRQAITNAENTVYAAKRLIGRKWNSPPVAAAKETAPYKVTEGPHDDVRIELRGKLYSVPEVSAMILQEMKIIAEDYLGEPADKAVVTVPAYFNDNQRQATRDAGTIAGLDVIRIINEPTAAALAYGFGKKIDRLVAVYDLGGGTFDISILEIGANEVFKVISTAGDTFLGGEDFDARVMDWLVEGFLEDHNVDLRSDRMALQRLKDAAEKAKVELSSQVETEINLPFIISIGQNEALHLQRTLRRETLEELCSDLVDRTVDICAATLRESGVGKPDIDDVVMVGGMTRMPAVQRAVAAYFEREPCKGVHPDEVVALGAAIQGRALVDHTHEMLLLDVTPHTLGIMIVGGFLEELIPQNSTVPTSRSKVFTTVRDNQTAVKILVLQGESERAEENELLGEFNLTGLRKAPKGHIEVEVTFEINADGIVSVSAKDLETGLKQSITVTATSGLTEEEVKAMVDESKDYLVERRASEGFDDARQDAEKIIRELDRMFPKVEEVVAGSEFGQEALSKAHDLIAKAKQAISHKDQAQLAETIDTLKRTQKMFKGVLARS